The DNA window AAAATTATAGGTTCAAATTTTACTCCTAatcttgacaaaaaaaaaaatttaaaaaaaaaactaaaaaaaaatgaaaggctAGGTGTTGCCTACCCTACACACATTATATAAAGGACCCTTCACGTATTGCATCAACACATAAACGTAACCATATAACAATTGTGACCTTTGAAACTGAAGCTATTGGTACCCTTTTACTCTACTCAACAAAAATGTGTTCCCTAACCCACAATGACTTGAAAAGAATTTTTGAGAAGCTGGACAAGAATGGCGATGGATTAGTGAGCCTTGACGAGTTGAATTGGCTTCTAGACAAGACAGGAGGCTCCAGCACTAGCCTCCAGGAGCTAGAAGAGCATGTAGTTGGAAAGAAGAGCCTCAACTTGGATGAGTTCTTGTTCTTCTACGACTCCATGTTAAAGATCAACGACAATGGCGACGACAAGGGCGAGATTGAGGAAGTCAAAAGCGATCTTGCGAAGGCGTTTGAGGTGTTTGATTTGAATGGAGATGGATTCATAAGTAGccaagagcttgagtgtgtgTTGAAGAGGCTTGGCTTGTTGGAACAACAGAGTGGGAATAAGGATTGCAGAGCAATGATTTTATCCTATGATACTAATTTGGATGGACAACTTGATTTTGAGGAGTTTAAGAATATGATGATGCTTACCACTTCATAATAATCATTTTGATTTTGGTATTTGCTATATTATTGATACattctttagaaaaaaaaatattatttatacattaaaaatcagtcttcaatatgtattttatttgaatgaCGGATTTAGTATGTAGTAAAATTTTGATGTATACATGATATAATTAagccaaaaaattttaatgcattTGGATAAAGAATActttatatgtttttttgttAGTAATACTTGGGATTAAAAAAGTAAGCATCTCAAATATGAGAAAATTGAAactagaaagaaaaaatgaagaatacaTCTAGGAGTATGAATATTATACTTTAAAATGTAACAAGGATGAGCTTAAATAGCTTATTTAAACTCAATTAGTAGCATTGCATTTAGTAGTATCAAGAATTAGTATAAAAACGATGCTATATTTTTCTCTGTTctctttattcttcttctttcacagATAGTCACAATTCTCAAATGAATTAGTGCACAGAAAAGTTTTCTTGTATTGTGGCAGAGAATGAAGGTAGATAGAAATATTACAAGAAGATTATTATCAAGTTGAGAATCCACTAAGATCCAATTCTGAGACAAAAGGCAAATTAAAGAATAACACCAATTCGAATGACTTATAGAGTTAGGAATGAAGAGATACCAAAGACAGAGTACGACAAATTCATTAGCTAACACAAGGAGAAATAACGAATTTGATATATGAATGTTAATTTATTATACCGACAtttaaacaattttaacatttaagtttatctaaataatttaaattacgcgttttttttcctcctccctttctcttccgttttattatttttcaatttagttaCTGTTGTCGCCAATACTTCTTCCTCcaatcctcctcctcctcctcgaaTTTCGTCCCTTCCTTCCTTTTCAACCTTCTCTTCCTCCccctccatcatcatcatcatcgccatcatcatcatcatcataatcatcatcgtTATCATCATTGTCTTCTTTTAATACATATCGTCGTTATCATTATCATCGAATTTTTGTCATATTGATGACATTGTTGGATCCAAAATtgatttggatgtatttttgttcaaaattgacttgtttttaaattcaaatttatatcATGGAtaattttcggttcatttggtATTATATAATGGTTtcgttttgataatattttcggTTCATTCGAGACGCATATGTTTCTGAattcgaatttatataatggacaaTTTTCTATTCATTTAATATTATACAATAGTTtcgttttgataatatttttgttttcgaaattacttaatgatgtCACCACAAAGAATCAGAATCAATAAAGATGTTAGCAAAATGTTAGTGTCGTTGGTGATGACGATAATGATGatggaggagaaagaagaaaaggaagcagGAGATcaaagaaatttaaataaaaaaaacatgaggaggaggagaaggaggagaaagTGATGGATATGGTGGTATGGTGTATTGAGAACAGCAGCCCAAAGTATAAGTCAACTGCAGCCCATCAAGTTAATATCCCTCAAGAATAGTTAATAAGTGTGGGTGCGTAAAAGGGATCAACTTGGTTAGGATTAAAAAcatcatttattttctttctgcaCACATTCTTTCTCATTCAATAAAAGTTACTCCataaatttttcaagattttcttcttctttcatggtaTCAAGAGTTTTAGGTTTTTCTCAACCATGGATGCATTTCCATATTCATCTAACAATTCACCTCCTGtgaccaacaacaacaacaataattcaaattct is part of the Arachis duranensis cultivar V14167 chromosome 1, aradu.V14167.gnm2.J7QH, whole genome shotgun sequence genome and encodes:
- the LOC107473601 gene encoding probable calcium-binding protein CML44, whose amino-acid sequence is MCSLTHNDLKRIFEKLDKNGDGLVSLDELNWLLDKTGGSSTSLQELEEHVVGKKSLNLDEFLFFYDSMLKINDNGDDKGEIEEVKSDLAKAFEVFDLNGDGFISSQELECVLKRLGLLEQQSGNKDCRAMILSYDTNLDGQLDFEEFKNMMMLTTS